One genomic region from Drosophila busckii strain San Diego stock center, stock number 13000-0081.31 chromosome 3R, ASM1175060v1, whole genome shotgun sequence encodes:
- the LOC108602927 gene encoding opsin Rh1: MESFAAAGSQMGPHFAALSNGSVTDKVLPDMAHLISPYWHQFPAMDPIWAKILTAYMIMIGSIAWCGNGVVIYIFATTKSLRTPANLLVINLAISDFSIMLVNTPLMGINLYFETWVLGPMMCDVYATLGSIFGCSSIWSMVMISLDRYQVIVKGMAGRPMTIPLALGKIVYVWGMSTIWCIAPMLGWGRYIPEGNLTSCGIDYFDRGWNARSYLIFYTIFVYYIPLFLICYSYWFIIAAVSAHEKAMREQAKKMNVKSLRSSEDAEKSAEGKLAKVALVTISLWFMAWTPYMVINSIGLFKFEGLTPLNTIWGACFAKSAAVYNPIVYGISHPKYRIALKEKCPCCVMGKVDDGKSSDAQSTATASEAESKA; encoded by the exons ATGGAGAG ctttgcAGCAGCCGGCTCACAAATGGGGCCACACTTTGCCGCACTCAGCAATGGATCCGTGACAGACAAG GTCTTACCCGATATGGCGCATCTAATCTCGCCGTATTGGCATCAGTTCCCCGCTATGGATCCCATTTGGGCGAAAATTCTTACCGCCTACATGATTATGATTGGCTCGATTGCCTGGTGCGGAAATGGCGTTGTGATTTACATATTTGCCACAACAAAATCATTGCGCACGCCTGCTAACCTCCTGGTCATTAATTTGGCCATTTCGGATTTCTCAATTATGTTGGTGAACACACCTCTGATGGGCATTAACTTGTACTTTGAGACCTGGGTGCTAGGTCCCATGATGTGCGACGTTTATGCCACACTGGGCTCCATCTTTGGCTGCAGCTCCATCTGGTCGATGGTAATGATATCCCTGGATCGTTATCAAGTCATTGTCAAGGGCATGGCTGGACGCCCAATGACAATACCATTGGCGCTCGGCAAAATCGTCTATGTGTGGGGCATGTCAACCATTTGGTGCATAGCGCCAATGCTGGGATGGGGCAG ATATATTCCTGAGGGCAATCTGACATCGTGCGGTATTGACTACTTCGATCGCGGATGGAATGCACGCTCGTATCTGATCTTCTACACCATCTTTGTTTACTACATTCCGCTGTTCCTCATCTGCTACTCCTACTGGTTCATCATTGCT GCCGTTTCTGCTCACGAGAAGGCCATGCGCGAGCAGGCCAAGAAAATGAACGTCAAATCTCTGCGCTCCTCTGAGGATGCCGAGAAGAGTGCTGAGGGCAAGCTGGCCAAGGTTGCGCTGGTCACCATCAGCCTGTGGTTCATGGCTTGGACTCCATACATGGTCATCAACAGCATTGGTCTGTTCAAGTTTGAGGGTCTTACGCCCCTGAACACCATTTGGGGCGCTTGCTTTGCCAAGTCGGCTGCGGTATACAATCCAATTGTCTACGGCATCAGCCATCCCAAGTATCGCATTGCTCTGAAGGAGAAGTGTCCATGCTGCGTCATGGGCAAGGTGGACGATGGCAAATCGAGCGATGCTCAGTCCACGGCGACAGCTAGCGAGGCCGAGTCCAAGGCCTAA
- the LOC108602928 gene encoding mitogen-activated protein kinase kinase kinase 15 — protein sequence MDVVCVIDTVLGDHLEDRLCALEEVKQAVQAAGANFQRVQFERLDFGETNVLDTFYQADVAVIDLSILTQQRPLSYHYGVRESFGMKENILIYNDVESKQTLSLKLSCANYLFLSYKLNGETNTCNLTNQTSNKEAPADGRLPTTLQSRLKRKLQEVEIQSKAHMREKFLSDMRTARDTYAPSDDKLKSLLHGMRKRLDDPHVLSGEVLHSFMCSLRDVQDYDAMVRLVNDLKNIPNTRKYVETGNMSFLYAFALNRRNRKGDREKALESSLKALEKKENHFPDMLCLCGRIYKDIFVESDCTDTESLQHAIKWYRQSFEVQPNEYAGINLATLLVIEGKEFSNTEELQHIGMTLNNLIGKKGSLSTLSGYWDVATFFEISVLAEDYAKAIQAAECMFKLKPPIWSLKSTIGNISLIHRFRRKPDDRQLPIEEQAFQFWMDFFLEAINVDEINSIRFPILILEPQKIYMPSYVTINMDADEKSIQIVNICLAHSKNACKKLHDFLFVASKIKSVSLYKRDDLCAYLYVHHNSDDFQIYFPSTECRQKFYDRILEMTADQEVFVNLETDEAQIEYEYDYNEQNRKITLGKGTYGTVYAARDKQTQVRIAIKEVPEKNSQDVQPLHEEIKLHSQLRHRNIVQYLGSRSEDGFFKIFMEQVPGGSLSDLLKTKWGPLKDNESTMAFYSKQILEGLKYLHEQDIVHRDIKGDNVLVNTYSGVVKISDFGTSKRLARINPMTDTFAGTLQYMAPEVIDQGVRGYGPPADIWSFGCTNVEMATGSPPFSELGSPQAAMFKVGYYKKHPNIPEELSPNAKNFILRCFAISVNDRPSALQLLDDPFLTDKQRKIRPALPINTSEFGRSISVPADRLVHKTTAPMTFSSVSNTPTTPELDVPLSSSIDINELPSNQHFMIERRNSSGFLLSPEIEPSTPSLRTSISDTSETDGFYRLKKDSQRRTTLSKVLALDEPKICEIWEKKISADQNSIAIRKSDLELLIRGLRDYIMNENEKHLEATINELKQKLNNDPIALDHLHLALYSFQDAVVCVLRLHCIKPHWMFALDNLVKRAVQAAVTIFSPELGANLADKDLSGNDDESVHNSPATDSQEKLPQAAEKLLSSGGLSPNDQVDGSMGSSVECVRILRDIRDNQKQLQRQIMEQNQRSLRALHNISQELAHIYMGGRKRLRRTINGFNKKCHRMSPSGANNNTPRPAVNGNPRRQLNKHNFGLHEIDEQLEQWLAQHDIDEFSKALILNEGFTFEDFIYNMEKLDLMRLGLRVGIEVRLWKLIIQERVCTSECVEAHLPVNNNTISPTATTNLNDSNIIDMVKSKMKKSESEYASCSE from the exons ATGGATGTTGTTTGTGTAATTGATACTGTGCTGGGCGACCATTTGGAGGACCGTCTATGTGCCCTCGAGGAGGTCAAACAGGCCGTGCAAGCGGCGGGAGCCAATTTTCAACGTGTACAG TTCGAAAGATTGGATTTCGGCGAAACGAATGTGCTGGACACATTCTACCAGGCCGATGTAGCTGTCATagatttaagcattttaaccCAACAACGCCCGCTGTCGTATCATTATGGAGTACGCGAAAGTTTCGGAATGAAGGAAAACATATTAATCTACAACGATGTGGAGTCCAAACAGACGCTCAGCCTTAAG ctCTCATGtgccaattatttatttttgagctaCAAGCTCAATGGGGAGACCAACACCTGCAATTTAACAAATCAAACCAGCAACAAGGAAGCGCCAGCAGATGGACGCCTGCCCACTACGTTACAGTCGCGTCTCAAGCGCAAACTGCAAGAGGTTGAAATACAATCAAA AGCACACATGCGCGAAAAATTTCTCAGTGACATGCGAACGGCACGCGACACTTATGCGCCCAGTGATGATAAATTAAAGAGTCTGCTGCATGGT ATGCGCAAACGTTTGGATGATCCACATGTGTTGTCTGGCGAGGTATTGCACAGTTTTATGTGCTCGCTGCGTGATGTGCAGGATTATGATGCGATGGTGCGGTTGGTCAATGATTTAAAGAATATACCCAATACGCGCAAATATGTGGAGACAGGCAATATGagttttttgtatgcatttgcGCTGAATCGTCGCAATCGCAAAGGAGATCGCGAGAAGGCACTGGAATCATCACTGAAAGCGCTGGAGAAAAAGGAGAATCACTTTCCCGATATGCTTTGCCTGTGTGGACGCATTTATAAGGACATCTTCGTAGAGTCTGATTGCACGGATACGGAAAGCTTGCAGCATGCTATCAAGTGGTATCGCCAAAGCTTTGAAGTGCAGCCAAATGAATATGCGGGCATTAATCTGGCCACGCTGCTGGTAATCGAGGGCAAAGAGTTTAGCAATACGGAGGAGCTGCAGCACATTGGCATGACGCTCAACAATCTTATAGGCAAAAAGGGCAGTCTGTCAACGCTTAGCGGCTACTGGGATGTGGCCACGTTCTTTGAGATCTCTGTGCTGGCTGAGGACTATGCCAAGGCCATACAAGCAGCTGAGTGCatgtttaagcttaagccgCCTATATGGTCGCTCAAATCAACCATTGGCAATATATCGCTGATACATCGCTTTCGACGCAAGCCCGATGATCGACAGCTGCCCATAGAGGAGCAGGCATTTCAATTCTGGATGGATTTCTTTCTAGAGGCCATCAATGTTGATGAGATTAATAGCATACGTTTTCCCATTTTG ATACTCGAACCCCAAAAGATATATATGCCCAGCTATGTGACCATTAATATGGATGCCGATGAAAAGTccatacaaattgttaacatcTGCTTGGCACACTCGAAAAATGCTTGCAAGAAGCTGCATGATTTTCTATTTGTTGCCTCAAAGATAAAATCTGTTAGCCTGTACAAGCGCGACGATCTCTGTGCGTATCTCTATGTGCATCACAACTCGGATGATTTTCAAATCTATTTTCCGTCCACCGAGTGCCGTCAAAAGTTTTACGATCGCATACTAGAAATGACGGCCGATCAGGAGGTTTTCGTTAATCTTGAGACTGACGAAGCGCAAATTGAG TACGAATATGATTACAATGAGCAAAACCGCAAAATAACGCTGGGCAAGGGCACCTATGGCACTGTTTATGCAGCGCGGGATAAGCAGACGCAGGTGCGCATTGCTATCAAAGAAGTGCCTGAGAAGAACTCACAGGATGTGCAGCCGCTGCATGAGGAAATCAAGCTGCATTCACAGCTGCGTCATCGCAACATTGTGCAGTATTTGGGCTCAAGATCGGAGGATGGCTTCTTCAAGATTTTCATGGAGCAGGTGCCCGGTGGCTCGCTATCCGATTTGCTTAAAACCAAATGGGGTCCACTCAAAGATAATGAGTCCACTATGGCTTTCTACTCCAAGCAAATACTGGAGGGTCTCAAATATCTACACGAGCAGGATATAGTGCATCGCGATATTAAAGGCGACAATGTGCTGGTCAATACCTACAGCGGTGTAGTCAAAATCTCGGACTTTGGCACTTCGAAGCGACTGGCACGCATTAATCCCATGACGGACACTTTTGCGGGCACGCTGCAGTACATGGCGCCTGAGGTGATTGATCAGGGCGTGCGTGGTTATGGTCCACCAGCTGATATTTGGTCCTTTGGCTGCACCAACGTTGAAATGGCTACAGGCAGTCCGCCCTTTAGTGAGCTGGGCAGTCCGCAGGCAGCAATGTTTAAAGTGGGCTACTACAAAAAGCATCCCAACATACCCGAGGAGCTGTCGCCCAATGCCAAGAACTTTATACTGCGCTGCTTTGCCATTAGCGTTAATGACAGACCAtcggcgctgcagctgctggacgATCCATTTCTGACTGA caaGCAACGCAAAATTCGCCCAGCATTGCCCATAAACACATCAGAATTTGGACGCAGCATATCCGTGCCAGCGGATCGTTTAGTGCACAAGACTACAGCGCCCATGACGTTCAGTTCCGTATCGAATACACCCACAACACCAGAGCTAGA TGTGCCACTCTCATCGTCCATAGATATTAATGAATTGCCCAGCAATCAGCATTTTATGATAGAGCGACGCAACTCCTCAGGCTTTCTGCTCTCACCGGAGATTGAGCCCTCGACGCCTTCGCTGCGCACCAGCATTAGCGACACCAGTGAAACCGACGGCTTTTATCGTTTGAAAAAGGACTCACAGCGACGCACTACGCTCTCCAAAGTGCTGGCACTGGATGAGCCCAAGATATGTGAAATATGGGAGAAGAAAATAAGCGCAGATCAGAATTCAATTGCCATACGCAAAAGCGACTTGGAGCTGTTAATACGTGGCCTGCGCGATTATATAATGAATGAGAATGAAAAGCACTTGGAGGCCACCATCAACGAACTGAAGCAGAAACTCAACAATGATCCAATTGCTTTGGATCATTTGCATCTCGCACTTTATTCATTTCAAGATGCAGTGGTGTGCGTGCTGCGGCTGCATTGCATCAAGCCACATTGGATGTTTGCTTTGGACAATTTGGTTAAGCGTGCAGTGCAAGCGGCTGTTACTATTTTCTCACCTGAATTGGGCGCTAATTTGGCTGACAAGGACTTGTCGGGCAATGATGATGAAAGCGTGCACAACTCACCAGCAACTGATAGTCAGGAGAAgctgccacaagctgctgAAAAGTTGCTCTCATCAGGCGGACTATCGCCAAACGATCAAGTGGATGGCTCCATGGGCAGCTCAGTGGAGTGTGTGCGCATTTTGCGTGACATACGCGACAATcagaagcagctgcagcgtcaaATTATGGAGCAGAATCAACGCAGTTTGCGCGCACTGCACAACATAAGCCAAGAGCTGGCGCACATCTATATGGGCGGCAGAAAGCGTTTGAG ACGCACCATTAACGGCTTCAACAAAAAGTGCCATAGAATGAGCCCCAGTGgtgccaacaacaatacgCCGCGTCCAGCTGTCAATGGAAATCCCCGCCGCCAATTAAATAAGCACAATTTCGGTCTGCATGAGATAGACGAGCAATTGGAGCAATGGCTAGCGCAGCATGATATTGATGAATTCTCAAAAGCGCTCATACTCAATGAGGGCTTCACCTTCGAGgattttatatacaacatgGAAAAGTTGGACCTCATGCGCTTGGGACTGCG CGTTGGCATTGAGGTGCGTCTATGGAAACTCATTATACAGGAGCGCGTCTGCACCTCGGAATGCGTTGAGGCTCATCTGCCTGTTAATAACAACACCATAAGCCCCACagctacaacaaatttaaatgactCCAATATTATTGACATGGTCAAGTCGAAGATGAAGAAGAGTGAGAGTGAATATGCCTCGTGTAGCGAGTGA
- the LOC108603451 gene encoding ATP-dependent Clp protease ATP-binding subunit clpX-like, mitochondrial, with product MSMVRRIILLAPRYKIWTKGTSVGHTQHTSRCLIVSTSGTLVSSGVRRFHLATRHCAAGGQIMLEPVMAIPAYIDITNGVTTMTDSSSSSSSTSSGSGSGSSSASSSGGSGKLPGAGASGGGASTTGGQPPGGGDKILSCPKCGSACTQVETFVSSTRFVKCAKCNYFFVVLSELETKHRAKDEPKNQRKPPPPPQKIMEYLDKHVVGQEFAKKVLAVAVYNHYKRIHHNLPQLQQQASASHGSSSGGLDGIPRSDLLHITGIGHTLNSTPGSELPPKSPAQMGLSGAGLSGSGLGSGMHTGSTSTHGRGDHRPGSDILDKHNNEVKLEKSNIIMLGPTGSGKTLIAQTIARCLDVPFAICDCTTLTQAGYVGEDIESVISKLLQDANYNVERAQTGIVFLDEVDKIGAVPGIHQLRDVGGEGVQQGMLKMLEGTVVNVPERNSPRKLRGETVQVDTTNILFVASGAYTGLDRLIARRLNEKYLGFGMPSTSGSGRRAAQAVASPMDNDQEERDKCLTKVQARDLVEFGMIPEFVGRFPVIVPFHSLNVSMLVRILTEPRNALVPQYKALLGLDEVDLSFTEEAVQSIASLAMERHTGARGLRSIMEQLLLDPMFIVPGSDIRSVHITADYVRGNDTPVYSRATDDETTASGGTTETTDENTNDNDKNFEDSEKSCLNDKLLGS from the exons ATGAGCATGGTGCGGCGCATCATATTGCTGGCTCCGAGATATAAGATTTGGACAAAGG GAACCAGCGTCGGTCATACACAACACACATCCAGATGTCTCATCGTAAGCACAAGCGGCACGCTGGTGTCAAGTGGTGTGCGTCGGTTTCATCTTGCCACACGCCATTGCGCAGCCGGTGGACAAATAATGCTGGAGCCAGTCATGGCCATACCCGCCTACATTGATATCACGAATGGCGTTACTACAATGACAGATtcgagtagcagcagcagcagcacgagcagcggtagcggcagcggcagcagcagtgcctCAAGTAGCGGCGGCTCTGGCAAGCTGCCAGGCGCTGGAGCAAGCGGTGGTGGAGCAAGCACAACCGGCGGTCAACCGCCTGGTGGTGGCGATAAAATTCTCTCCTGTCCCAAATGCGGCAGCGCCTGCACTCAAGTGGAAACATTTGTTAGCTCTACGCGTTTTGTGAAATGTGCCAAGTGCAATTATTTCTTTGTGGTGCTCTCCGAGCTGGAGACAAAGCATCGCGCCAAGGACGAGCCCAAGAATCAGCGCaagccgccaccaccaccgcaAAAGATAATGGAGTACCTGGACAAGCATGTGGTGGGCCAAGAGTTTGCCAAGAAGGTGTTGGCCGTAGCAGTTTACAATCATTACAAGCGCATACATCATAAtctgccgcagctgcagcagcaggcgagCGCCAGCCATGGCAGCAGCTCTGGCGGCCTGGACGGCATACCTCGCTCAGATCTCTTGCATATAACGGGCATTGGTCATACATTAAACAGCACGCCAGGCAGCGAGCTGCCGCCCAAATCGCCAGCTCAAATGGGTTTGAGTGGTGCTGGTCTCAGTGGTTCCGGTTTGGGCAGTGGCATGCATACTGGCAGCACTTCAACGCATGGACGCGGCGATCATCGTCCCGGCTCCGACATACTGGATAAGCATAACAATGAGGTTAAGCTGGAGAAAAGCAATATTATTATGCTGGGTCCAACGGGCTCGGGCAAAACGTTGATTGCTCAAACAATTGCACGTTGCTTGGATGTGCCGTTTGCCATTTGTGATTGCACAACGTTGACACAAGCTGGCTACGTGGGCGAAGATATCGAAAGCGTTATATCAAAGTTGCTGCAGGACGCCAACTACAA TGTGGAACGCGCTCAGACTGGCATTGTGTTTCTGGATGAAGTGGATAAAATTGGCGCTGTACCTGGCATACATCAGCTGCGTGATGTGGGCGGCGAGGGCGTGCAGCAGGGCATGCTTAAGATGCTGGAAGGCACCGTTGTCAATGTGCCTGAGCGCAACTCACCACGCAAGCTACGCGGCGAAACGGTGCAGGTGGATACAACCAACATACTGTTTGTCGCCTCAGGTGCCTACACGGGCTTGGATCGCCTCATTGCACGGCGCCTTAATGAAAAG TATTTGGGCTTTGGCATGCCCTCAACAAGTGGTTCGGGTCGTCGTGCTGCGCAAGCGGTGGCCAGTCCCATGGATAATGATCAGGAGGAGCGTGATAAGTGCCTTACTAAGGTGCAGGCGCGTGATCTCGTTGAGTTTGGCATGATACCT gaaTTTGTTGGACGCTTTCCGGTCATAGTGCCTTTCCATAGCTTGAATGTCAGCATGCTGGTGCGCATTCTTACTGAGCCACGCAATGCTTTAGTGCCGCAATACAAAGCGCTGCTAGGCTTGGATGAAGTAGATTTAAGCTTCACGGAAGAAGCAGTGCAATCAATAGCAAGCTTAGCCATGGAACGACACACCGGTGCGCGTGGTCTGCGCTCTATAATG gagcaactgctgctggatCCCATGTTTATTGTGCCAGGCTCCGACATTAGAAGCGTTCACATTACAGCCGACTATGTTAGAGGGAACGATACACCTGTTTACAGCCGCGCTACGGACGACGAGACAACGGCGTCTGGTGGCACTACAGAAACCACAGATGAGAACACCAACGATAATGATAAAAACTTTGAGGATAGTGAAAAA tcgTGTTTAAATGATAAATTGCTTGGCTCTTAG
- the LOC108601538 gene encoding serine/threonine-protein phosphatase 2A regulatory subunit B'' subunit alpha, with protein sequence MQATSTTTTTTTKTKKLSSSNSVGAGAISQAMVTKTTKTTTTTHKPGAGVGALRPKSPKAVSSDEHAEIEFAINKHADAIYHDWKMHGLPSQLFDMYAKTAAAGDFVDVAAAATDLSNPEGLQQIVTSFVNKDKEQRSKSSVKKTDVSGLTNSNSNSSVKLKKSLQSPKKVAAVASKSLPDVNYNIDLHIDGDSNNNSHSSSKSKLTSTQQKQSTKKLSNINSSSNIGSSNSKNIARASATLVDVVDAPRVGAPVIGGSLAHKDELTTTITLTTATTPETATTTTIAPANNNSSEQKQKQPAAATTTASATTIKEKPTITRKSPDKLADTTMPTLNKTKPTSGSRAALTNGQDKDKNLGRPILTRGSVAERVMLFEKRPDVRNSFLDIKRPVDPPPKSLLKVKLHATPPPPPTQEQNLLQKEIRSSKSVYIPRFYFPHGKPQPTIAMERVIRGILSAFDSFPNNQVTKDELPRILKLCGLPFYWRMPVMIFCQAGSTGLVERQRFVEFWKQMNVYCHEAASRFVYILSRGQRFRSYIMPEDLVPMVQDVVDTHPGLAFLKEATEFHSRYVHTVIARIFYSVNRSWSGKITISELKRSDLLEMISLLEEEEDINQIMAFFSYEHFYVIYCKFWELDKDHDLLINQDDLAKHSDNALSTRIVERIFSGCVTRNDNKKAPEDEPKMSYTDFVWFILSEEDKRTPTAIEYWFRCMDIDGDGALSMYELEYFYEEQQQRMEGIGIECLPFEDCLCQMLDMIKPVNRDSITLGDLKRCKMTHVFFDTFFNLEKYLDHEQRDPFASQRDETNSDWDRFAAQEYELLISEENE encoded by the exons atgcaagcgacgtccacgacaacaacaacaacaaccaaaaccaagaagctcagcagcagcaacagcgttgGCGCTGGCGCCATCAGCCAAGCAATGGTGACCAAGacaaccaaaacaacaacaacaacacacaagcCAGGAGCGGGAGTTGGAGCGCTCAGACCCAAATCGCCCAAAGCTGTAAGCAGCGATGAGCATGCGGAGATTGAATTCGCCATAAACAAACACGCCGATGCCATCTATCATGATTGGAAAATGCACGGACTGCCTTCCCAGCTGTTTGATATGTACGCCAAAACGGCTGCAGCGGGAGATTTTGTGGAtgttgcagcggcagcaacagatCTAAGCAATCCCGAGGGCCTGCAGCAAATCGTCACCAGCTTTGTGAACAAAGACAaggagcagcgcagcaagagcagcgTCAAAAAAACAGATGTCAGCGGTCTAaccaatagcaatagcaatagcagtGTCAAGCTAAAGAAATCGCTGCAATCGCccaaaaaagttgcagctgttgcaagcaAATCGCTGCCCGATGTCAACTACAACATTGATTTGCATATAGACGgcgatagcaacaacaatagtcatagcagcagcaaaagcaagtTAACCAGCACGCAGCAGAAGCAATCCACTAAAAAGCttagcaacatcaacagcagcagcaacattggcagcagcaacagcaaaaacattGCGAGAGCGAGTGCAACACTTGTAGATGTTGTTGATGCGCCTCGTGTGGGGGCGCCAGTAATTGGTGGCAGTTTGGCGCATAAAGAtgagctaacaacaacaataacactaacaacagcaacaacacctgaaaccgcaacaacaacaacaattgcgccAGCA aacaacaacagcagtgaacaaaagcaaaagcaaccggcggcagcaacaacaacagcaagtgcaacaacaattaaagaaAAACCAACGATCACACGCAAATCGCCAGATAAATTGGCGGACACTACGATGCCAACGTTGAATAAAACCAAACCGACAAGCGGCAGCCGTGCAGCGCTTACAAATGGCCAGGATAAggataaaaatt TGGGTCGACCCATCTTAACACGTGGCTCTGTAGCGGAACGTGTGATGCTGTTTGAGAAGCGCCCCGATGTACGCAACTCATTTCTCGATATCAAACGTCCCGTGGATCCGCCGCCCAAGAGTTTACTCAAG GTAAAGTTGCACGCAacaccgccaccgccgccaacGCAAGAACAGAATCTGCTACAAAAGGAAATACGCTCCTCCAAGAGTGTCTACATACCCAG ATTTTACTTTCCACATGGCAAGCCGCAGCCAACAATTGCCATGGAGCGCGTTATACGCGGCATATTGTCTGCCTTCGATAGCTTTCCGAACAATCAGGTAACCAAGGATGAGCTGCCGCGCATTCTGAAGCTCTGCGGCTTGCCCTTCTACTGGCGCATGCCCGTCATGATCTTCTGCCAAGCTGGCAGCACAGGCTTAGTCGAGCGTCAGCGCTTTGTGGAGTTCTGGAAACA AATGAACGTTTATTGTCATGAGGCTGCATCgcgttttgtttacattttgtcgCGTGGTCAGCGCTTCCGTTCCTATATTATGCCAGAGGATCTGGTGCCCATGGTGCAAGATGTGGTGGATACGCATCCGGGTTTGGCCTTTCTCAAAGAAGCCACCGAGTTCCATTCCAGATATGTGCACACGGTCATCGCGCGCATCTTTTATTCGGTGAACCGCAGCTGGAGCGGCAAGATAACCATATCGGAACTGAAACGCTCAGATCTGCTGGAG ATGATAAGCCTgctggaggaggaggaggacaTAAATCAAATCATGGCCTTCTTTAGCTATGAGCACTTTTATGTGATCTACTGCAAATTCTGGGAACTGGACAAGGATCACGATTTGCTCATTAACCAAGACGATCTAGCCAAGCACAGCGACAATGCGCTGTCCACGCGCATTGTGGAGCGCATCTTCTCGGGCTGCGTTACACGCAATGACAACAAAAAGGCGCCCGAGGATGAGCCCAAAATGTCCTACACCGACTTTGTTTGGTTTATACTCTCCGAGGAGGACAAGCGCACACCCACAGCCATTGAGTACTGGTTCCGCTGCATGGACATTGATGGCGACGGCGCTTTGTCCATGTACGAGCTGGAATACTTTTAcgaggagcaacagcagcgcatggAGGGCATTGGCATTGAGTGTCTGCCCTTCGAGGATTGCCTATGTCAG ATGCTGGATATGATAAAGCCTGTTAACCGTGATTCCATTACGCTGGGAGATCTGAAGCGTTGCAAAATGACGCACGTCTTCTTCGATACGTTCTTCAATCTGGAGAAATATTTGGATCATGAGCAGCGTGATCCATTCGCCTCACAGCGCGATGAAACT AACTCCGATTGGGATCGCTTTGCGGCACAGGAGTACGAACTGCTCATATCTGAGGAGAACGAATGA
- the LOC108602929 gene encoding short-chain specific acyl-CoA dehydrogenase, mitochondrial — protein MQSVLKTTLNVARKSTQLRQIASIAALSETHQMLQKTCRDFANAELCPNAAKFDREHLYPAQQIKQMGELGLMAISVPEELGGTGLDYMAYAIALEEISRGCASAGVIMSVNNSLYLGPLDGYGNAAQKAAYITPYTTGERVGCFALSEPGNGSDAGAASTVATEKGDRYVLNGTKAWITNAFEAEAAIVFATTNKQLKHKGISAFIVPKDIKGFSLGKKEDKLGIRGSSTCQLIFEDCEIPKENLLGQTGAGFKIAMQTLDAGRIGIAAQALGIAQASLELAVDYSQKRQAFGKPISKLQAIQQKIADMSLAVESARLLTWRAAWLKDNKLPYTKEAAMGKLAASEAATLCAHQCIQVLGGMGYVTDMAAERHYRDARITEIYEGTSEIQRLVIAGSILKEYSN, from the exons ATGCAGTCTGTTCtaaaaacaactttaaatGTTG CTCGTAAATCGACGCAGTTACGGCAAATAGCATCTATTGCTGCTCTTTCGGAGACCCATCAAATGCTGCAGAAGACCTGCCGAGACTTTGCCAACGCGGAGCTGTGTCcaaatgcagctaaatttgATCGTGAACATCTCTATCCGGCGCAACAGATTAAACAAATGGGAGAGCTTGGACTTATGGCCATATCAGTGCCAGAAGAGCTTGGCGGCACGGGTCTGGACTATATGGCGTATGCTATTGCCTTGGAGGAAATCTCACGCGGCTGCGCTTCTGCTGGCGTTATCATGTCAGTTAACAACTCGCTGTACCTTGGACCTTTGGATGGGTATGGAAATGCTGCTCAGAAAGCTGCTTACATAACGCCATATACAACAGGCGAGCGTGTGGGTTGCTTTGCGCTCTCCGAACCGGGCAATGGCTCCGATGCAGGTGCCGCATCTACTGTGGCAACGGAGAAAGGCGATCGTTATGTTTTAAATGGCACCAAGGCGTGGATTACAAACGCTTTTGAGGCAGAGGCAGCTATTGTGTTTGCTACAACCAACAAGCAGTTGAAACATAAAGGCATCTCCGCTTTTATAGTGCCCAAGGACATAAAAGGCTTTTCGCTGGGTAAAAAGGAGGACAAGCTTGGTATACGCGGCTCCTCTACCTGTCAGCTTATATTTGAAGACTGTGAAATACCCAAAGAGAACCTGCTTGGCCAAACGGGAGCAGGTTTTAAGATAGCCATGCAGACGCTAGATGCCGGACGCATTGGCATTGCCGCTCAGGCGCTGGGCATTGCACAGGCATCTCTAGAGCTGGCTGTGGACTACTCCCAGAAGCGTCAGGCATTTGGCAAGCCCATATCAAAGCTACAAGCTATTCAACAAAAGATTGCAGACATGTCCCTAGCTGTGGAATCAGCACGTCTCTTGACTTGGCGCGCCGCCTGGCTGAAAGATAATAAACTACCGTACACGAAGGAGGCAGCAATGGGAAAGTTGGCCGCCTCTGAAGCAGCAACACTCTGCGCACATCAGTGTATTCAAGTCCTAGGCGGCATGGGATATGTAACTGACATGGCGGCAGAGCGTCATTACCGTGATGCTCGCATTACTGAAATATACGAAGGAACCTCCGAAATACAGCGCTTGGTTATCGCTGGCTCAATACTGAAGGAATACtccaattaa